In Calidithermus timidus DSM 17022, the following are encoded in one genomic region:
- a CDS encoding MDR family oxidoreductase, whose protein sequence is MSTFKALVVESGDPYTTRLRELSLDDLPPGEVLVRVAYSSLNYKDGLAITGAAKVVRSFPMVPGIDFAGVVVESASPDYRPGDEVVLTGWGVGERHWGGLSQMARVRAEWLVPKPQGLSLHQAMGIGTAGFTAMLCVMALEDRGLRPDGREVLVTGAAGGVGSIAVALLAGLGYRVVASTGRPQERPYLESLGAAEILERNVLTAPAKPLESERFAAAVDTVGGAVLGGVLPRIAYGGSVAACGNAGGARLETTVFPFILRGVSLLGVDSVMCPRERRLRAWERLAHDLPPKLLEASVQTVNLAAVPELAQQILAGRVRGRVVVDLTQSAVTP, encoded by the coding sequence ATGTCAACCTTCAAGGCCCTGGTGGTTGAATCCGGTGACCCCTATACCACGCGGCTGCGCGAGCTTTCCCTAGACGACTTGCCCCCCGGCGAGGTGCTGGTGCGGGTGGCCTACTCCAGCCTCAACTACAAGGACGGCCTGGCCATCACGGGTGCGGCTAAGGTGGTTCGCAGCTTTCCCATGGTCCCCGGCATCGACTTCGCCGGGGTCGTGGTGGAGTCGGCCTCGCCCGACTACCGGCCCGGCGACGAAGTAGTGCTCACCGGCTGGGGAGTGGGCGAGCGTCACTGGGGCGGCCTGAGTCAGATGGCGCGGGTTAGGGCGGAGTGGTTGGTGCCCAAGCCCCAGGGCCTGAGCCTGCACCAGGCCATGGGCATCGGCACGGCGGGCTTTACCGCCATGCTGTGCGTGATGGCCCTGGAAGATCGGGGGCTAAGGCCAGATGGGCGCGAGGTGCTGGTCACGGGGGCCGCCGGTGGGGTGGGCAGCATTGCCGTGGCGCTGCTGGCCGGGCTGGGTTACCGGGTGGTGGCCTCCACCGGGAGGCCTCAGGAGCGGCCCTACCTCGAGTCCCTCGGCGCGGCAGAAATCCTCGAGCGCAACGTGCTCACCGCTCCCGCCAAGCCCCTGGAGTCCGAGCGCTTCGCCGCAGCGGTGGATACGGTGGGCGGGGCGGTGTTGGGAGGGGTGCTGCCGCGCATCGCCTACGGCGGCAGCGTGGCGGCCTGCGGCAACGCGGGTGGGGCGAGGCTCGAGACCACGGTCTTCCCCTTTATCCTGCGCGGGGTGAGCCTCTTGGGCGTGGACTCGGTGATGTGCCCGCGCGAGCGCCGCCTGCGGGCGTGGGAGCGGCTGGCCCACGACCTACCCCCGAAGCTGCTGGAAGCCAGCGTGCAAACCGTGAACTTGGCCGCCGTGCCCGAGCTGGCTCAGCAGATCCTGGCTGGGCGGGTGCGCGGGCGCGTGGTGGTGGACCTGACCCAATCCGCTGTCACACCGTGA
- the glp gene encoding gephyrin-like molybdotransferase Glp, which translates to MRQNIDVEEALESILNQAQPIAESETVPLNQAYQRVLAQDLPSRVFHPDADDSAVDGYAVRGEETVTASVATPVRLEVIGEAPAGRPFAGEVQRGQAVAIYTGAPIPKGANAVVRLEDTVRDGSGVWLLKPANPTDIRRRGDDLRQGEVYLHRGTWLNAARVALAAAMGYPSLPVVRRPRVGILSTGDEVVEPGQPLPYGGVYNSNSYALVGQVQDAGGEAVVLGKVPDSLEALGRSLAGVGPLDALLTSGGVSLGKYDLVRQMLEKDGRIHFWKVKLQPGGPVLFAEYRGLPVLGLPGNPVSSMVVFHLFGRALLFKLLGRNDPPYAGVQATATTAFDANPSKRAYRRGILRWTPEGFSVESTGSQSSGVLRSMVEGNALVMLEPGESAKAGDRVTVIPLGFTV; encoded by the coding sequence ATGCGCCAGAACATCGATGTTGAAGAGGCCCTCGAGTCCATCCTCAACCAGGCCCAGCCCATTGCCGAGAGCGAGACGGTCCCACTGAACCAGGCTTACCAGCGGGTCTTGGCCCAGGATCTGCCCTCCCGGGTCTTTCACCCCGACGCCGACGACAGCGCGGTGGATGGCTACGCCGTGCGGGGGGAGGAGACCGTCACCGCCTCCGTAGCCACCCCGGTGAGGCTCGAGGTCATCGGGGAGGCCCCGGCAGGCCGGCCTTTCGCCGGCGAGGTGCAGCGGGGGCAGGCGGTGGCGATCTATACCGGCGCACCCATTCCCAAGGGGGCCAACGCGGTGGTACGTCTCGAGGACACCGTGCGCGATGGCTCAGGGGTCTGGCTGCTCAAGCCGGCCAACCCCACCGACATCCGCCGCCGGGGCGACGACCTGCGCCAGGGGGAGGTCTACCTACACCGGGGCACCTGGCTGAACGCGGCACGGGTGGCCCTGGCCGCCGCCATGGGCTACCCCAGCCTGCCGGTGGTGCGCCGTCCCAGGGTGGGTATCCTCTCCACGGGCGACGAGGTGGTAGAACCGGGCCAACCCCTGCCCTATGGCGGGGTCTACAACTCCAACAGCTACGCGCTGGTAGGCCAGGTGCAAGACGCTGGAGGCGAGGCGGTAGTGTTGGGCAAAGTCCCCGACAGCCTCGAGGCGCTGGGGCGCAGCCTGGCGGGGGTGGGCCCACTCGACGCGCTGCTGACTTCGGGCGGGGTTTCGCTGGGCAAGTACGACCTGGTGCGGCAGATGCTGGAGAAAGATGGCCGCATCCACTTCTGGAAGGTCAAGCTCCAGCCCGGCGGGCCGGTGCTCTTCGCCGAGTACCGGGGCCTGCCGGTACTGGGGCTGCCGGGCAATCCGGTCTCGAGCATGGTGGTGTTCCACCTGTTCGGGCGGGCCCTGCTCTTCAAGTTGCTGGGCCGCAACGACCCACCATACGCCGGGGTGCAGGCCACCGCCACCACCGCCTTTGACGCCAACCCCTCCAAACGGGCCTACCGCCGGGGTATCCTGCGCTGGACCCCAGAAGGCTTCAGCGTGGAGAGCACCGGCAGCCAGTCCAGCGGGGTGCTGCGCTCGATGGTCGAGGGTAACGCGCTGGTGATGCTCGAGCCCGGCGAGAGCGCCAAGGCGGGCGACCGCGTGACGGTGATCCCGCTGGGGTTCACGGTGTGA